From the Desulfosarcina sp. BuS5 genome, one window contains:
- the larC gene encoding nickel pincer cofactor biosynthesis protein LarC, producing the protein MLAYFDCFSGISGDMTLGALIALGVQVDWLKDNLHSMPLDRFDLSVTDIARNGISAKSVSVHLVDESESRNYSQIKSLIEQSPFSDNVKVNSLEIFKRIARAESRIHNTPLSKVHFHELGGVDALVDIVGAVLCLEYLDITDVISSHLPMGTGFTVCRHGKIPLPAPATVQILKGVPVYGKDIPFELLTPTGAAIIAVLASSFGPVPKMQIIDTGYGAGRRDLEAQPNLLRVMKGTREKEYDKDEVIVVETSIDDMNPEIFGFLIDRLFEDGALDVLLMPVFMKKNRPGTMVKALCEKHNLQTIIGRILSETTSTGVRHYEVKRAKLERKTVTIKTSLGNVQAKVITHPDGTERIAPEYEACKKIALEKNIPVRIVYDTVMAELSPGTIP; encoded by the coding sequence ATGCTTGCATATTTTGACTGTTTTTCCGGAATAAGCGGTGATATGACCCTGGGAGCATTGATAGCGCTTGGAGTTCAGGTTGACTGGCTTAAAGACAATTTACATTCCATGCCTTTGGACAGGTTCGATCTATCTGTTACGGATATAGCGCGCAACGGAATTAGCGCTAAAAGTGTATCCGTGCATCTTGTGGATGAAAGTGAATCAAGAAATTATTCCCAAATAAAATCCCTGATTGAGCAAAGCCCTTTTTCTGACAATGTAAAGGTTAACAGCCTTGAGATATTCAAGAGAATAGCAAGAGCTGAATCCAGGATACATAATACTCCTCTATCTAAGGTGCATTTTCATGAGTTAGGCGGCGTTGATGCACTTGTGGATATTGTAGGCGCCGTCCTTTGTCTTGAGTATCTTGATATTACCGATGTGATTTCTTCCCATCTGCCCATGGGAACAGGTTTCACCGTATGCCGGCACGGGAAAATACCTCTGCCGGCGCCTGCAACCGTCCAGATTCTTAAAGGAGTTCCTGTTTACGGGAAAGATATACCCTTTGAACTTTTAACGCCCACAGGCGCTGCCATAATAGCGGTTCTGGCATCTTCTTTCGGGCCTGTACCGAAAATGCAAATAATTGATACCGGGTATGGCGCCGGGCGGCGCGACCTTGAAGCACAGCCTAATCTGTTAAGGGTTATGAAGGGAACAAGGGAAAAAGAATACGACAAAGATGAAGTTATCGTGGTGGAAACTTCCATCGATGATATGAACCCGGAAATTTTCGGATTTTTAATTGACCGTCTTTTTGAAGACGGCGCTCTGGATGTTTTATTAATGCCTGTTTTTATGAAAAAAAACAGGCCAGGTACAATGGTGAAGGCTTTATGCGAAAAACATAATTTACAAACAATTATCGGCAGGATTTTATCAGAAACCACCTCCACGGGTGTGAGGCACTATGAGGTTAAAAGAGCCAAACTTGAACGTAAAACGGTTACCATTAAAACAAGCTTGGGTAATGTTCAGGCAAAAGTTATAACTCATCCCGACGGCACTGAACGGATAGCGCCGGAATATGAGGCCTGCAAAAAGATTGCTCTTGAAAAAAATATCCCCGTAAGGATCGTTTACGATACAGTTATGGCAGAACTATCACCGGGAACAATCCCTTGA
- a CDS encoding phosphatidylglycerophosphatase A family protein, with protein sequence MNFKERVVLFVASGCCAGYIPFAPGTMGSIAALPLPFFLSGINLYYTVPLILIFIIFSVVIADHAEKIIKKKDPGLIVIDEIAGIIITFAGIPLNVWTVIAGFLIFRLFDIFKPFPIRLIEKKIPGGAGIVLDDVAAGILSNIVLRIGMFIVLQYSTR encoded by the coding sequence ATGAATTTTAAAGAGAGGGTTGTCTTGTTCGTTGCAAGCGGATGTTGTGCAGGATATATTCCTTTTGCCCCGGGTACCATGGGGTCGATTGCCGCTCTTCCCCTCCCTTTTTTTTTGTCCGGGATAAACCTGTATTATACTGTGCCGCTGATATTGATTTTTATTATTTTTTCCGTTGTTATAGCGGATCATGCTGAAAAAATAATAAAAAAAAAAGACCCCGGCCTTATAGTTATCGATGAAATCGCGGGTATAATTATAACATTTGCCGGTATTCCCCTTAATGTGTGGACAGTTATCGCCGGTTTTTTGATTTTCAGATTATTTGATATTTTTAAACCGTTTCCGATTCGTTTGATAGAAAAAAAAATTCCCGGAGGAGCGGGCATTGTTTTGGATGATGTAGCGGCCGGCATCTTGTCCAACATAGTATTAAGAATCGGCATGTTTATAGTGTTACAATACAGCACCCGGTAA
- the lepB gene encoding signal peptidase I: MNSKEKDNPKKKIDKTGKIKKKSRLRENVEAIIVAIILALFIRTFIVQAFKIPSGSMKDTLLIGDHILVNKFIYGVKIPFMEKTIIPFKNPEHDDIVVFKFPLDPEKDFIKRVVGVEGDVVECHDKKVYVNGKLQNHDFVRHKDSNIIPGILSKRDNFGPVTIPSDSIFVMGDNRDNSYDGRFWGFVNLKAVKGKAFIIYWSWDKENFGVRWGRIGDILR, from the coding sequence TTGAATTCAAAAGAAAAAGACAACCCGAAAAAAAAAATAGATAAAACAGGGAAGATAAAAAAAAAGAGCCGCCTTAGAGAAAATGTTGAAGCAATTATTGTCGCTATTATCCTGGCGTTGTTTATTAGAACCTTTATTGTTCAGGCTTTTAAAATTCCTTCCGGATCCATGAAGGATACACTTCTTATAGGCGATCATATCCTGGTAAACAAATTTATTTACGGCGTGAAAATCCCATTTATGGAAAAAACGATTATACCATTCAAAAACCCGGAACATGACGATATAGTTGTTTTTAAGTTTCCTCTGGATCCTGAAAAGGACTTTATAAAAAGAGTAGTAGGGGTTGAGGGAGATGTAGTAGAATGCCATGATAAAAAAGTCTATGTAAACGGAAAGCTTCAAAATCATGACTTTGTCAGGCATAAGGATTCGAATATTATTCCAGGAATTTTAAGTAAAAGAGATAATTTCGGACCGGTAACTATACCTTCTGATTCAATTTTTGTAATGGGTGACAACAGGGACAACAGCTATGACGGGCGATTTTGGGGTTTTGTTAACCTTAAAGCTGTCAAAGGCAAGGCTTTTATCATTTACTGGTCATGGGATAAGGAAAATTTTGGAGTGCGCTGGGGGCGGATAGGGGATATACTTCGGTAG
- a CDS encoding aspartate carbamoyltransferase catalytic subunit → MEFNRKDILDMESLSADEINMILDTAVSMKEISGRSIKKVPTLRGKTVILFFYEPSTRTRASFDIAAKRLSADSISLTGSSSSIVKGETLIDTARNLEAMKPDIIILRHACAGASHLLAGRLKSAVINAGDGMHAHPTQSLLDLFTVREKKGSIKGLRIAILGDISHSRVARSDCIGFTKLGAEVVLFGPPTMIPKGIETLGVSVAENIEDAICGADVVMMLRIQKERQKSFLFPTEREYSKVFGLTREKLKNVKDDILIMHPGPVNRGLELASDVMDGPYSVILDQVTNGVAVRMAILYLVAGGVRNADTD, encoded by the coding sequence ATGGAATTTAACAGAAAAGATATTCTTGATATGGAGTCCCTTTCCGCAGATGAAATCAATATGATTCTCGATACTGCGGTGAGTATGAAGGAGATTTCGGGAAGGTCTATCAAGAAGGTTCCCACATTAAGAGGAAAGACGGTTATACTTTTTTTTTACGAACCAAGCACCCGAACACGTGCATCTTTTGATATTGCCGCCAAGAGATTGAGCGCAGACTCAATATCATTGACAGGCAGTTCCAGCAGCATTGTCAAGGGAGAGACCCTTATTGATACGGCAAGGAATCTGGAAGCTATGAAGCCTGATATAATAATTCTGCGGCATGCATGTGCAGGAGCGTCCCATCTGCTGGCAGGACGGCTGAAATCAGCCGTGATTAATGCCGGTGACGGGATGCATGCTCATCCCACCCAATCACTTCTGGATCTCTTCACTGTAAGGGAAAAAAAAGGATCCATAAAAGGTCTGCGCATTGCTATTCTAGGAGATATTTCCCATAGCCGGGTTGCAAGATCGGACTGCATAGGGTTTACAAAACTCGGAGCAGAGGTGGTTTTGTTCGGACCTCCGACCATGATTCCGAAGGGAATAGAAACATTGGGAGTATCTGTTGCCGAAAACATTGAAGATGCTATTTGCGGCGCTGATGTCGTAATGATGCTGAGGATCCAGAAAGAGAGACAAAAGAGTTTTCTCTTCCCTACAGAACGGGAATATTCAAAAGTTTTCGGACTAACAAGAGAAAAATTGAAAAACGTAAAAGATGATATTCTCATCATGCACCCCGGGCCTGTAAACCGCGGCCTGGAACTTGCTTCCGATGTAATGGACGGACCTTATTCCGTTATTCTGGATCAGGTGACAAACGGAGTTGCGGTGCGGATGGCTATTTTGTACCTTGTTGCCGGAGGTGTGCGCAATGCTGATACTGATTAA
- a CDS encoding dihydroorotase, producing MLILIKGGRVIDPGRLDGINDILIKDGKIAEISSEGSTAFGSELKEINATGKIVTPGLIDMHVHLREPGQEYKETIKTGCAAAARGGFTAVCPMPNTNPVNDNRQVTEYIMGKAALEGKIHVYPVGAISKGLEGSALSEYGELKDAGVVALSDDGLPVMNSMLMRRAMEYAGGFGLPIISHCEDLDLAAGGAMNEGEVATSMGLPGIPNASESIMVMRDIAICELTGTPLHIAHVSTKESVHAIRDAKARGIPVTAETAPHYFTLTHDAVKNYNTSAKMNPPLRAAADREAVRQGLADGTIDVIATDHAPHAAYEKDVEFELAANGIAGLETSLPLSLQLVEDGLLSLTDLIDRMSKAPARILGIDNSLKPGAPADITIINLEKSYIIDAPSFASLGKNTPFDGLQVKGKAVVTIVGGEIVWKGRGERSSRPQAAPKKVLYVNPKQ from the coding sequence ATGCTGATACTGATTAAAGGCGGAAGGGTAATCGATCCGGGCCGCCTGGACGGAATAAATGATATTCTCATAAAAGATGGAAAAATAGCAGAAATATCAAGTGAAGGTTCCACTGCATTCGGGTCGGAATTAAAGGAAATCAATGCTACCGGTAAAATAGTGACGCCCGGATTAATAGACATGCACGTGCATCTCAGGGAACCCGGGCAGGAATATAAAGAGACCATTAAAACCGGATGCGCCGCCGCCGCGCGGGGTGGGTTTACCGCTGTCTGCCCTATGCCGAACACAAATCCTGTCAATGACAACCGGCAGGTAACCGAATATATAATGGGGAAAGCAGCCCTGGAAGGTAAAATTCATGTCTATCCTGTCGGCGCAATCAGTAAAGGACTTGAAGGGAGCGCCTTATCCGAATATGGCGAATTAAAGGATGCAGGCGTTGTTGCCCTTTCCGATGACGGACTGCCGGTGATGAACAGCATGCTGATGCGGCGGGCAATGGAATATGCCGGAGGATTCGGCCTTCCGATTATATCACATTGTGAAGATCTTGATCTTGCCGCAGGCGGTGCCATGAACGAAGGCGAGGTAGCCACCAGCATGGGCCTGCCCGGCATTCCTAATGCATCCGAAAGTATAATGGTGATGAGAGATATCGCAATTTGCGAGTTAACCGGAACCCCACTGCATATTGCCCATGTGAGCACCAAAGAATCAGTCCACGCAATCAGGGATGCCAAAGCAAGAGGGATTCCGGTTACGGCCGAAACCGCTCCCCATTATTTTACCCTAACCCATGATGCCGTAAAGAATTATAATACATCCGCAAAAATGAATCCCCCCCTCCGCGCGGCAGCAGACCGCGAGGCTGTCCGTCAGGGACTGGCCGACGGCACCATAGATGTAATCGCAACCGACCATGCCCCCCATGCTGCCTATGAAAAAGATGTGGAATTCGAACTTGCCGCCAACGGAATTGCCGGCCTTGAAACCTCTCTCCCCTTATCTTTGCAGCTTGTCGAAGACGGCCTGCTATCCCTGACTGATTTAATAGATAGGATGTCAAAAGCTCCCGCCCGCATCCTTGGAATCGACAACAGCCTGAAGCCGGGAGCCCCCGCCGACATTACCATCATTAATCTGGAAAAATCATACATAATTGATGCCCCAAGCTTCGCATCGCTCGGGAAAAATACCCCCTTTGACGGCCTGCAGGTAAAGGGAAAGGCGGTGGTTACAATTGTCGGCGGTGAAATAGTATGGAAGGGGAGGGGGGAGCGCTCCTCAAGGCCGCAGGCCGCTCCGAAAAAGGTGCTTTATGTTAACCCGAAACAATAA
- a CDS encoding sigma-54-dependent transcriptional regulator yields MLTRNNNIKHTKQQQSGRKPHILVVDDELSMREFLEIMLSRDGYEVTTAGTGREAVALLKNKKFDLLLCDIRLGDISGLEVLKACKEKNHSTVVIMISAYASTETAVEAMNTGAYDYLPKPFDNNELRQAIAKALDLKTVEHEKKFLDQELKKNLHFGILVGNSSRMMHIYDMIRQVAATRTNIMISGESGTGKELVAKAIHGESNRNEKPFVTINCGGISENLIESELFGHKKGSFTGATYDKQGLFELADKGTLFLDEIGELTLQLQVKLLRAVQEKTFRAVGGTSDISSDIRIISATNRKLEDEVIEGRFREDLFYRLNVIEIKMPPLRERKSDLRILAQHFLEKFAKEAGKKISKISSYAIDLLNKYDFPGNVRELENLMERSVALSSTNILLPDNLALSIHKNRWIEGVQGKRFDLDEVENGVSLDNIMEEIERAYLKKAMSCAGNSKNKAAGLLGINLRSMRYRCDKLGV; encoded by the coding sequence ATGTTAACCCGAAACAATAATATCAAACATACCAAACAACAGCAATCCGGCCGCAAACCACACATCCTGGTAGTTGACGACGAACTGAGTATGCGTGAATTTTTGGAAATCATGCTTAGCCGGGACGGGTATGAGGTCACTACTGCCGGAACAGGCCGTGAAGCCGTCGCCCTGTTGAAAAACAAAAAATTCGATCTTCTGCTTTGTGATATAAGGCTGGGTGACATTTCCGGCCTTGAGGTTCTGAAGGCGTGCAAAGAAAAAAATCACAGCACCGTTGTAATAATGATTTCCGCCTATGCCTCTACAGAAACAGCGGTGGAAGCCATGAATACAGGCGCCTACGATTATTTACCCAAGCCTTTTGACAATAATGAGTTAAGGCAGGCCATAGCAAAGGCCCTTGACCTGAAGACAGTTGAGCATGAAAAAAAATTTCTGGACCAGGAACTGAAAAAAAATCTGCATTTCGGAATCCTGGTGGGAAACAGCTCCAGGATGATGCATATATACGATATGATCAGACAGGTGGCCGCAACCAGGACCAATATAATGATATCCGGTGAAAGCGGAACCGGGAAAGAGCTTGTAGCCAAAGCCATACACGGAGAGAGCAACCGCAATGAAAAGCCTTTTGTCACCATTAATTGCGGCGGCATTTCGGAAAACCTTATTGAGAGTGAACTCTTCGGGCATAAAAAAGGTTCCTTTACCGGGGCGACATACGATAAACAAGGCCTTTTTGAGCTTGCGGACAAGGGAACCCTCTTCCTTGACGAAATAGGCGAACTGACCCTGCAGCTCCAGGTTAAACTTCTCCGGGCGGTGCAGGAAAAAACCTTCAGGGCGGTAGGCGGAACTAGTGATATATCATCCGATATAAGGATAATTTCAGCCACCAACCGGAAACTCGAAGACGAGGTTATTGAAGGACGTTTTAGAGAGGATCTTTTCTACAGGCTGAATGTTATCGAAATCAAGATGCCGCCACTGAGAGAAAGAAAGAGCGATCTGCGTATCCTGGCCCAGCATTTTCTCGAAAAATTTGCAAAAGAGGCAGGTAAAAAAATTTCAAAAATCTCATCCTATGCCATCGACCTGTTGAATAAATATGATTTCCCTGGAAATGTCCGTGAACTTGAAAACCTGATGGAGCGCAGCGTGGCGCTCTCCAGCACCAACATACTCCTGCCCGACAACCTTGCCCTGTCGATACATAAAAACAGATGGATAGAAGGTGTACAAGGAAAGCGCTTCGACCTTGATGAAGTGGAGAACGGGGTTTCCCTGGATAATATTATGGAAGAGATAGAGCGGGCCTACCTGAAAAAAGCCATGAGCTGCGCTGGAAACAGCAAAAATAAAGCCGCCGGCCTCCTCGGAATCAACCTCCGATCAATGCGCTACCGTTGTGACAAGCTGGGGGTTTAG
- a CDS encoding ATP-binding protein: MKKLPIGIQTFLQIIEEDYCYVDKTEFIADLIKSDKYYFLSRPRRFGKSLLVSTLKAAFSGQKKLFTGLYLEKNHDWSIQYPVIHISLGRGVINQREILDMTIHSILRENASDYGVTLAETLPHLAFCELIQKLAKKYGHRVVVLVDEYDKPILDNIDHPDIAIEMREGLKNFYTIIKDSDEYIKFAFLTGVSKFSKVNLFSGLNNLKDITLDKRYATICGYTEEDIKQVFFEYLDGVDFGMLREWYNGYNFLGEKVYNPYDILLYLDSGLFKNYWFETGSPAFLIKLIQERQYSVPRLDNIVASEVLLSSFDVNEMAIETLLFQTGYLTIREVKQQGARILYRLTYPNLEVRMSLGESLLNHFTNFPIQKEENLSAVYEALEKADIDSLRSIFHAFFASIPHDWYRKNRLAGYEGYYASIFYCYFTALGLDVIAEDTTSHGRIDLTVRMGSRVYIIEFKVTGKKNDSPNALKQIKEKVYHDKYRQKGIDIYLIGVEFEKVERNIINFEWEKIV, translated from the coding sequence ATGAAAAAACTGCCGATCGGTATCCAGACCTTTTTGCAAATCATAGAAGAGGATTATTGTTATGTTGATAAAACAGAGTTTATAGCTGATCTGATTAAGAGCGATAAATACTACTTTCTTTCCCGTCCCCGCCGTTTTGGAAAGTCCCTTCTGGTCAGCACATTGAAAGCCGCCTTTTCCGGTCAAAAAAAACTCTTTACCGGCCTGTATCTTGAAAAAAATCATGACTGGAGCATTCAGTACCCGGTTATTCATATCAGTTTGGGAAGGGGCGTTATCAATCAGCGTGAAATCCTGGATATGACTATCCATTCCATTCTCAGGGAAAATGCATCTGACTACGGCGTCACGCTTGCAGAAACCCTGCCTCATCTTGCATTCTGCGAATTAATTCAAAAACTTGCCAAAAAATACGGCCACCGGGTGGTTGTGCTTGTTGATGAATATGACAAGCCGATTCTGGATAATATCGATCACCCGGATATCGCCATCGAGATGCGGGAAGGTTTGAAAAATTTTTATACAATAATCAAAGATAGCGATGAGTATATTAAATTCGCATTTCTGACCGGGGTAAGCAAATTCAGCAAGGTCAACCTCTTCAGCGGTTTGAATAATCTTAAAGATATTACCCTGGATAAGCGGTATGCAACTATCTGCGGTTATACTGAAGAAGATATAAAGCAGGTTTTTTTCGAATACCTGGATGGTGTAGATTTTGGAATGCTGCGGGAATGGTATAATGGTTATAATTTCCTCGGCGAAAAAGTATATAATCCCTATGATATTTTGCTTTATTTAGACAGTGGTTTATTCAAAAACTACTGGTTTGAAACCGGCAGCCCCGCATTTCTGATCAAGCTGATCCAGGAGCGCCAATATTCCGTCCCCCGGCTTGACAATATAGTGGCGAGTGAAGTCCTGCTCTCCAGTTTTGACGTAAATGAGATGGCAATAGAAACCCTGCTTTTCCAGACAGGTTATTTAACCATCCGTGAAGTAAAACAGCAGGGAGCTCGCATACTTTACCGGCTGACCTATCCCAACCTGGAAGTCAGGATGAGCCTGGGGGAAAGTTTGCTGAACCATTTCACCAATTTTCCGATACAAAAAGAAGAGAATCTCTCAGCAGTTTATGAAGCCCTTGAAAAAGCGGATATAGATTCATTGCGGTCCATTTTCCACGCTTTTTTTGCATCGATTCCCCACGACTGGTACCGCAAAAACAGACTGGCTGGTTACGAAGGATATTACGCCTCAATTTTTTACTGCTACTTTACCGCTTTGGGACTTGATGTGATTGCCGAAGATACCACCAGCCATGGACGGATCGACCTGACGGTCAGGATGGGCAGCCGGGTTTACATTATTGAATTTAAAGTAACCGGCAAAAAAAATGATTCCCCGAATGCCTTAAAGCAGATCAAGGAAAAAGTTTATCATGATAAATATCGGCAAAAGGGTATTGACATTTACCTGATTGGTGTTGAATTTGAAAAAGTAGAAAGAAACATCATCAATTTTGAATGGGAAAAGATTGTATAA
- a CDS encoding Uma2 family endonuclease — MSLSIKKDSKYTYRDYLTWPEDERWELIKGLSYNMSPAPKIKHQTITGNFYIQLKTASNNPCYTGIAPTDVVFDDFNVVQPDVFIVCDQNKITDANIQGAPDLIIEVISPSTEVKDKREKKRLYEIFGVKEYILVFPESKYIERYSLVDKKYGIPEILNWDETLKLTVFDININLNEIFNPEGG; from the coding sequence ATGTCGCTTTCAATCAAAAAAGACTCAAAATATACATACAGGGATTATCTCACCTGGCCCGAGGATGAACGCTGGGAATTAATTAAGGGTCTATCATACAATATGAGTCCTGCTCCCAAAATAAAACACCAAACTATTACAGGTAATTTTTATATACAACTAAAAACAGCTTCCAATAATCCATGCTACACCGGAATAGCGCCTACAGATGTTGTTTTTGATGACTTTAACGTGGTTCAACCGGATGTTTTTATCGTTTGCGATCAAAACAAAATTACAGACGCCAATATTCAGGGAGCACCGGACTTGATCATTGAAGTCATATCTCCATCCACTGAAGTTAAGGACAAGAGAGAGAAAAAAAGGCTTTATGAAATTTTTGGTGTTAAAGAATACATCCTGGTATTTCCTGAAAGCAAATACATTGAACGATACAGCCTGGTTGATAAGAAATACGGGATTCCTGAAATTTTGAATTGGGATGAAACATTGAAACTCACTGTTTTTGATATAAATATCAATTTGAATGAAATTTTTAATCCGGAGGGTGGATAA
- a CDS encoding Fic family protein, with amino-acid sequence MSKAATLCFFLIINHPFIAGNKRTGLKPL; translated from the coding sequence ATTTCAAAAGCAGCCACTTTATGTTTTTTTCTTATCATAAACCATCCTTTTATTGCTGGCAACAAGAGAACAGGCTTAAAGCCACTGTAG
- a CDS encoding type II toxin-antitoxin system PemK/MazF family toxin, whose product MVINQGDIFWIDFTPPNGSEPGYRHPHVVIQNNLFNHSRINTVVICTLTSNLKRAGAPGNVTLKKGEANLPKKSVVNISQLFTVNKSDLSEKIGTLSKDRFFQILQGIKLLTEPVEV is encoded by the coding sequence ATGGTAATCAACCAGGGTGATATCTTTTGGATAGACTTTACCCCACCAAATGGATCAGAACCCGGCTATCGTCATCCCCACGTCGTTATTCAAAACAATCTCTTTAATCACAGCCGAATAAACACGGTTGTAATTTGTACTCTAACATCCAATCTTAAAAGAGCCGGTGCGCCTGGTAACGTGACATTAAAAAAAGGTGAAGCCAACCTGCCTAAAAAAAGTGTTGTGAATATTTCTCAACTTTTCACAGTGAACAAGAGCGATTTATCCGAAAAAATTGGAACTTTATCAAAGGATCGTTTTTTTCAAATTTTGCAGGGTATTAAACTTCTGACTGAACCTGTAGAGGTTTAA
- a CDS encoding DUF2442 domain-containing protein, protein MKNYPRIKRVEPLSGKRLFVTFANNTKKIYDCSLLLKEETFRPLLNDALFSSVKTDKHGYGVIWSDEIDLSESELWINGLPAEQNSENIYLS, encoded by the coding sequence ATGAAAAACTATCCAAGAATAAAACGCGTTGAGCCATTGTCAGGAAAAAGGCTTTTTGTCACATTTGCTAATAATACTAAAAAAATCTATGATTGTTCTTTATTGTTAAAAGAAGAAACTTTCAGGCCGCTTTTAAATGATGCTTTATTCAGCTCTGTAAAAACCGACAAACATGGATATGGTGTTATCTGGTCAGATGAGATTGATTTAAGTGAATCTGAGCTCTGGATAAATGGCTTGCCAGCCGAACAAAATAGTGAAAATATATATTTATCGTAA
- a CDS encoding DUF4160 domain-containing protein — MPVIARFYGILIKMYFREHGVPHFHALYGEYNGVFEIESLEMVEGDLSNRAQKMVREWAMMYQKDLMELWKTQKFKRFPGLE, encoded by the coding sequence ATGCCTGTTATAGCAAGGTTTTATGGGATTTTGATAAAAATGTATTTTAGAGAACACGGCGTACCGCATTTCCACGCCCTTTATGGCGAATACAACGGGGTTTTTGAAATTGAATCGCTTGAAATGGTTGAGGGTGATTTATCGAACAGGGCTCAAAAAATGGTAAGGGAATGGGCTATGATGTACCAGAAGGATTTAATGGAATTATGGAAAACACAAAAATTTAAGAGGTTTCCGGGATTGGAATAA
- a CDS encoding prepilin-type N-terminal cleavage/methylation domain-containing protein: MAHPLHHPFLIENIFPKLIAEKKGGDHTPLQGKLSCNKTTQQHVFFLTANRQKRGFKMIKKLRNDAKGFTLIELMIVIAIIGILAAIAIPQFMSYRIRANNTSAAALNKVITSSEAALNSDIAAYGKTVAATTLTNAGGGGGNGTLQTGPLVAATAINGGGLITGSGPTGAVSAVGFSVPNGCMARVDADANNLTYCIYTQSTGGNRTYGSEAELNDVMYFAQDPNWRNASAISGNRVGPTAESVGDDGADPGLDFTGVDDDGNTVENVDSGSSQGDGCYHLVM; this comes from the coding sequence GTGGCACACCCATTGCATCACCCCTTTCTGATTGAAAATATTTTTCCAAAACTTATCGCAGAGAAAAAAGGAGGTGATCACACACCATTGCAGGGAAAACTCTCTTGCAACAAAACAACGCAACAACATGTTTTTTTCTTAACAGCAAACAGGCAAAAAAGGGGATTTAAAATGATTAAAAAACTAAGAAACGATGCAAAAGGTTTTACACTTATCGAACTTATGATCGTTATCGCCATTATCGGTATCCTGGCGGCTATTGCCATCCCTCAATTTATGAGTTACAGGATTAGGGCGAATAATACCTCGGCGGCTGCGTTAAACAAGGTTATTACCAGTTCTGAAGCCGCCCTGAATTCCGATATAGCTGCATATGGTAAAACTGTTGCGGCTACAACATTGACAAATGCTGGCGGTGGTGGAGGAAATGGAACGTTGCAAACTGGTCCTTTGGTTGCTGCTACAGCTATTAATGGTGGTGGCTTGATTACTGGCTCAGGGCCAACTGGCGCTGTCAGCGCGGTAGGTTTTTCAGTGCCAAATGGTTGCATGGCACGGGTTGATGCTGATGCAAATAATCTAACTTACTGTATTTATACTCAAAGTACTGGCGGAAACAGAACATATGGATCAGAAGCCGAACTTAATGATGTAATGTATTTTGCTCAAGATCCTAACTGGAGAAACGCTAGCGCAATTAGTGGTAATCGAGTAGGCCCAACTGCTGAATCTGTCGGGGATGACGGAGCAGATCCCGGTTTGGATTTTACAGGCGTAGATGACGATGGAAATACCGTAGAAAATGTGGACTCAGGTTCAAGTCAAGGTGATGGTTGTTATCATTTAGTAATGTAG